The genome window CTGCTGCAAACGCGCGGGCTTACGGTAACCATCCAGAAGCTTGATCCTTACATCAATGTTGACCCCGGCACCATGAACCCGTTCCAGCACGGCGAAGTATTTGTTACCGATGACGGCGCGGAAACGGATCTGGATCTCGGGCACTACGAACGTTACCTCAACGTGCCCATGTCGCGGAAGAACAACACCACTTCCGGCGCCATTTACAACCACGTTATCGCCAAGGAACGTCACGGCGATTACCTGGGCGCCACGGTGCAGGTGATCCCGCACATTACTGATGAAATCAAGAGCGTGGTGCTCTCCCTTTCAGAAGGCGAAGACGCGCCCGATGTCGCCATTATCGAAATCGGCGGCACCGTGGGCGACATCGAAGGTCTGCCCTTTCTTGAGGCCATCCGCCAGTTGCGTTCCGACCTTGGACGCGACAACTGCCTGAACATTCACCTTACCCTGGTCCCCTACCTGCGCAGCGCTGGCGAGCACAAAACCAAGCCCACCCAGCACAGCGTCAAGGAACTGCTCTCCATCGGCATTCAGCCCGACATTATTCTGTGCCGCTGCGAGCAGAGCATCCCCGAAGAACTGCGCCGCAAGATCGCCCTGTTCTGCAATGTGGATCAGGACGCCGTGTTCTCTTCGGTGGACGTGAACAATATTTATGAAGTGCCGCTCAAGTTCTATGAGGAAGGCTTTGACCAGAAGGTGGCCATCATGCTGCGCCTGCCCGCGCGCAATGCCCACCTTGAGGCCTGGGAAAAACTCGTAAGCGACTGCGCCAACCCCAAGGGCAAGGTCACCATTGCCATTGTGGGCAAGTACGTTGACCTCAAGGAAGCTTACAAGAGTCTGCACGAAGCCCTCATTCACGGCGGCGTTGCCAACCGTGTTGAGGTGGAACTGCGCTACGTCAATTCCGAGAATGTGGACGAAAGCAACTGCGCGGAATCCTTCAAGGGCTGTCATGGCATTCTTGTGCCCGGCGGCTTTGGCTATCGCGGCGTGGAAGGCAAGATTGCCGCCATCCGCTATGCGCGTGAAAACAACATTCCCTTCTTCGGCATCTGCCTTGGCATGCAGTGCGCGGTTATCGAATTTGCCCGCCACGTGGCAAATCTTGATGACGCCAACTCGGAAGAATTCAACCCGCTTTCTGATCACAAGGTTATCTACCTTATGACCGAGTGGTTCGACTTCCGCACCAAGAACGTTGAAAAACGCGATGCGGGCAGCGACAAGGGCGGCACCATGCGCCTTGGCTCCTACCCCTGCAAGGTGCAGCCCGATACCAAGGCCTTTGTGGCCTACAAGAAGGGCATGGTTGATGAACGCCACCGCCACCGCTACGAATTCAACAATGCCTTCAAGGAAATGCTGGGCGAAAAGGGCATGGTTTTCAGCGGCACCGCCCCTGACGATTCGCTTGTGGAAATCATTGAGCTGAAGAACCATCCCTGGTTCCTTGGCTGCCAGTTCCACCCCGAATTCAAGTCCCGGCCCATGAACGCGCATCCGCTGTTCCGCGAATTTATCGGAGCGGCGAAAAAGTTCGCCAAGGTGTAATTTCGCAGCGTTAACGCAGCGAGGCTTGTTGGTTTTCACCAAGCTTGGGTATCGCAAAATCGCGCAAAAAGGGGAGGGCATTGCCTTCCCTTTTTTTGTGCGC of uncultured Desulfovibrio sp. contains these proteins:
- a CDS encoding CTP synthase, coding for MKTKYIFVTGGVLSSLGKGLAAASLGALLQTRGLTVTIQKLDPYINVDPGTMNPFQHGEVFVTDDGAETDLDLGHYERYLNVPMSRKNNTTSGAIYNHVIAKERHGDYLGATVQVIPHITDEIKSVVLSLSEGEDAPDVAIIEIGGTVGDIEGLPFLEAIRQLRSDLGRDNCLNIHLTLVPYLRSAGEHKTKPTQHSVKELLSIGIQPDIILCRCEQSIPEELRRKIALFCNVDQDAVFSSVDVNNIYEVPLKFYEEGFDQKVAIMLRLPARNAHLEAWEKLVSDCANPKGKVTIAIVGKYVDLKEAYKSLHEALIHGGVANRVEVELRYVNSENVDESNCAESFKGCHGILVPGGFGYRGVEGKIAAIRYARENNIPFFGICLGMQCAVIEFARHVANLDDANSEEFNPLSDHKVIYLMTEWFDFRTKNVEKRDAGSDKGGTMRLGSYPCKVQPDTKAFVAYKKGMVDERHRHRYEFNNAFKEMLGEKGMVFSGTAPDDSLVEIIELKNHPWFLGCQFHPEFKSRPMNAHPLFREFIGAAKKFAKV